One genomic segment of Sphingobacteriales bacterium includes these proteins:
- a CDS encoding S8 family serine peptidase has translation MILKYASILFIVLLFTPDIIFAQKPYTKYWIAFADKLNSPYHIDQPQAFLTAKALERRAKYNIPVNNTDIPVNLTYIEAIKNTGVKVLYTSRWMNGCVIATQDEIALNKINQLPFVIANEGVTMVAPAPKNGKKQETQTITEFDPLRNETYFGGAHWQTQMLNGDYLHAQGYTGKGMTVAVLDAGFNNAQNMEIFEHLYKENRLLGAYDLVDGDNDPYGGSNHGTQVLSIMAGKKPGIFVGACPDANYYLFRTEETSSETRIEEYNWLAAAEIADSLGVDVFNTSLGYTDFDTLTMNYSYNDLDGNTTVIARASDMAASKGILVVNSAGNSGNSDWYYLNSPADADSILTVGAVDSLGVYANFSSHGPTSDGQIKPNVVGQGKRTYLVNPDGSMARSNGTSFSSPLIAALSACLWQANRNLNNMEIIKIIEQSASNYDNPNNDIGYGLPDYFKALQLANNRYKAVASLNQQFPAKVNKAIGVAYPNPTNGSELYLFYQSPRYEVIQLALYDSAGRLISQQEHTVLEGVPSNISILGWDGVTRGQYVIKVQNSLEELNVKTQKL, from the coding sequence ATGATATTAAAATACGCCTCGATACTTTTTATTGTTTTATTATTTACTCCGGATATAATTTTTGCGCAAAAGCCATATACTAAATACTGGATTGCCTTTGCCGACAAACTAAACTCGCCTTACCATATTGACCAGCCACAGGCGTTTTTAACGGCCAAAGCTCTCGAAAGAAGGGCTAAATACAATATACCCGTTAACAATACCGATATTCCGGTAAATCTAACTTATATTGAAGCGATAAAAAATACCGGCGTAAAAGTTTTATATACTTCGCGCTGGATGAATGGCTGCGTCATTGCTACCCAAGACGAGATTGCATTAAACAAAATTAATCAGTTGCCTTTTGTTATAGCAAACGAAGGTGTTACCATGGTTGCCCCAGCACCTAAAAACGGTAAAAAACAAGAAACACAAACCATTACCGAGTTTGACCCCTTGCGCAACGAAACCTATTTTGGCGGCGCTCATTGGCAAACCCAAATGTTAAACGGCGATTACCTGCACGCACAAGGCTATACCGGAAAAGGTATGACCGTAGCCGTATTAGACGCGGGCTTTAATAATGCGCAAAATATGGAAATTTTTGAACACCTCTACAAAGAAAACCGCCTCTTAGGGGCTTACGATTTGGTGGACGGCGACAATGACCCTTATGGCGGAAGTAACCACGGCACCCAGGTACTAAGTATTATGGCGGGTAAAAAACCCGGAATTTTTGTAGGTGCCTGCCCCGATGCCAATTATTACCTCTTTAGAACCGAAGAAACAAGCTCCGAAACACGAATTGAAGAATATAACTGGTTAGCAGCCGCCGAAATTGCCGACAGCCTCGGGGTGGACGTATTTAATACTTCGTTGGGCTATACCGATTTCGATACTTTGACTATGAATTACAGCTACAATGACTTAGACGGAAACACAACTGTTATTGCCCGCGCCTCGGATATGGCCGCTTCAAAAGGTATATTGGTTGTAAATAGTGCCGGAAACTCCGGAAACTCCGATTGGTACTACCTAAACTCGCCCGCCGATGCCGATAGTATATTAACCGTAGGCGCAGTTGACTCGTTGGGCGTTTACGCAAATTTTAGCTCGCACGGGCCAACCTCCGATGGCCAAATAAAACCTAATGTTGTTGGGCAGGGCAAACGCACTTATTTAGTAAACCCAGACGGCAGTATGGCACGCTCAAATGGCACCTCTTTTTCATCGCCGTTGATAGCCGCGCTAAGTGCTTGTTTATGGCAGGCCAACCGCAACTTGAATAATATGGAAATTATTAAAATAATTGAACAAAGTGCCTCTAATTACGATAACCCCAATAACGATATTGGATACGGCCTGCCCGATTATTTTAAAGCATTACAATTGGCCAACAACCGCTATAAAGCTGTAGCAAGCCTAAATCAACAATTTCCGGCTAAAGTAAACAAAGCCATAGGGGTGGCCTATCCAAACCCAACCAATGGCAGCGAATTGTACCTGTTTTATCAGTCGCCGCGCTACGAAGTAATACAATTAGCCCTTTACGACAGCGCTGGCCGCTTAATTAGCCAACAAGAACATACCGTTTTAGAAGGCGTACCTTCTAATATTTCAATATTGGGATGGGATGGTGTTACACGTGGGCAATATGTTATAAAAGTACAAAACAGCCTTGAAGAATTAAATGTAAAAACTCAAAAATTATAA
- a CDS encoding amidohydrolase, with translation MPPFEVKGVNLSAIKGFYRQIAARMPPHPIDQIWYNALIYTANPLQPTASALAIHKGRIVAVGNTTQIRDTFSQAQHQIDAQGKPIYPGFHDAHCHPFKYAQSLAEVNLAGCNTYHEVITRTQTYKQQNPNTLAIIGRGWDQNRWPGKHFPDKSLLDAHFPDIPVLLIRIDLHAAVANQTALNLAQISAQTQVENGLVVLDEKGQPNGLLIDRALHLVLQSLPKSTSPTNALETLLPQAENYFFSVGLTTLHEAVAEQDQIELAAKMHAKKQLNIRLHAYLDARETKAVANLRQTGPQQYGKRLTVPGLKYFADGALGSRGAWLTQPYTDDEQNCGLQFLDHNHFLTECQLNKAANLQTMTHAIGNAANKQVLQTYSQVLKRNNKRRWRVEHCQVLHPEDVTLFGQYNLIPSIQATHATSDMYWVHECLGSQRLQMAYAFNTLLAQTGRVAAGSDFPIEGINPLLGFYAAVTRQDANQWPLNGFMPKQRLTRNQALMAMTHWAAYAAFAETNTGSLVPGKTADFVVLDRDIMTCPAPEILLAKVVHTVIDGQIVWSQ, from the coding sequence TTGCCGCCGTTTGAAGTTAAGGGTGTAAATTTGTCGGCTATTAAAGGTTTTTATAGACAGATTGCCGCTCGTATGCCCCCCCACCCCATTGACCAAATTTGGTACAACGCCCTAATTTACACTGCCAACCCATTACAACCCACCGCAAGCGCCCTGGCCATACACAAGGGGCGAATTGTTGCCGTAGGCAATACCACCCAAATACGCGATACCTTTAGTCAGGCGCAGCACCAAATTGACGCACAAGGAAAACCCATTTACCCCGGTTTTCACGATGCCCATTGCCACCCTTTTAAATACGCCCAATCGTTGGCCGAGGTTAATTTAGCTGGTTGCAACACCTACCACGAGGTTATAACCCGAACCCAAACTTATAAGCAGCAAAACCCTAATACTTTAGCCATTATTGGCCGAGGCTGGGACCAAAATCGTTGGCCAGGCAAACATTTTCCGGATAAAAGCCTGCTCGATGCACATTTTCCGGATATTCCTGTTTTGCTTATCCGGATAGATTTACACGCAGCCGTTGCCAATCAAACAGCCCTTAATTTGGCACAAATATCGGCTCAAACCCAAGTAGAAAACGGCTTGGTGGTATTAGACGAAAAAGGCCAGCCAAACGGGTTGTTAATTGACCGTGCTTTGCATCTTGTACTACAATCTTTGCCCAAATCAACCAGCCCCACCAACGCTTTAGAAACTTTATTGCCACAAGCCGAAAATTATTTTTTTAGCGTTGGCCTAACTACCCTTCACGAAGCAGTTGCCGAGCAAGACCAAATTGAATTAGCAGCAAAAATGCACGCCAAAAAGCAACTTAATATACGCTTACATGCCTATTTAGATGCGCGCGAAACAAAAGCTGTTGCTAATTTGCGCCAAACAGGGCCACAACAATACGGCAAACGGCTAACAGTGCCCGGATTAAAATATTTTGCCGACGGGGCCTTAGGCTCGCGGGGGGCATGGCTTACCCAACCTTATACAGACGATGAACAAAATTGTGGCCTCCAATTTTTAGACCACAACCATTTTTTAACCGAATGCCAACTAAATAAAGCTGCCAATTTACAAACTATGACCCACGCTATTGGCAACGCAGCTAATAAGCAGGTATTACAAACCTATAGCCAAGTATTAAAAAGAAATAACAAACGGCGTTGGCGTGTAGAGCATTGCCAGGTTTTGCACCCCGAAGATGTTACGTTATTTGGCCAATACAACCTTATACCCTCTATACAGGCTACCCATGCAACCAGCGATATGTATTGGGTACACGAGTGCTTGGGCAGCCAACGACTGCAAATGGCTTATGCTTTTAATACTTTGTTGGCACAAACAGGCAGGGTGGCCGCCGGCAGCGATTTTCCTATTGAGGGTATTAACCCACTGCTTGGCTTTTATGCCGCCGTTACCCGCCAAGATGCTAACCAATGGCCTTTGAATGGGTTTATGCCCAAGCAACGCCTTACACGCAACCAGGCACTTATGGCCATGACACATTGGGCTGCCTATGCCGCATTTGCCGAAACCAATACCGGAAGTCTGGTGCCAGGCAAAACCGCCGATTTTGTTGTACTTGACCGCGATATTATGACCTGTCCTGCACCCGAAATTTTGCTTGCCAAAGTAGTGCATACTGTTATTGACGGGCAAATAGTTTGGAGTCAATAG
- a CDS encoding T9SS C-terminal target domain-containing protein — MGMAMLCLLLFNTACEKVDDGDKELPADSLEVVDVSGTLSSTTTWKADKKYLLKGFVYVAAGSTLNIEAGTIIKGDKDTKGSLIILPGAKIMAEGTPQKPIVFTSNQPKGARGYGDWGGLILLGKAGVNKSPATIEGENLSTFGGTDDNDNSGVLKYVRIEFAGVAFEPDKEINGLTLGGVGRGTTIEYVQVSYSGDDSFEWFGGTVNAKHLIAFRGLDDDFDTDNGYSGNVQFGLSLRDPNIADQCTCSSSNGFESDNDGSGTAATPQTNAHFANMSLFVAPGSVNAKYNNGALIRRNSALSLYNSVWVGEYPKAGLELNGTASQDNFINNAISLKGLVLSGMTKPILSADSIRFYATENNNQVLGLSELQLDGSYNTLNAPKLLPLLGSPLLKNAATLPSGFEAANYRGAFDTEDWTTTWANFDPQNVIY, encoded by the coding sequence ATGGGAATGGCGATGCTATGCCTATTGTTGTTTAACACAGCTTGCGAAAAAGTTGATGACGGTGATAAAGAACTGCCCGCCGACTCGCTCGAAGTAGTTGATGTTAGCGGCACACTTTCGAGCACCACCACTTGGAAAGCCGATAAAAAGTATTTGCTCAAAGGTTTTGTGTATGTTGCCGCAGGTAGCACCTTAAACATCGAAGCGGGCACTATTATTAAAGGCGATAAAGACACCAAAGGGTCGCTTATAATTTTGCCCGGTGCCAAAATTATGGCCGAAGGCACGCCTCAAAAGCCTATCGTGTTTACGTCAAATCAGCCAAAAGGCGCACGCGGCTATGGCGATTGGGGTGGGCTAATTTTGCTGGGCAAAGCAGGTGTAAACAAATCTCCGGCTACCATCGAAGGCGAAAATCTTTCAACCTTTGGTGGCACAGACGACAACGACAACTCGGGCGTTTTGAAATACGTGCGAATCGAATTTGCAGGTGTTGCTTTTGAACCCGATAAGGAAATTAACGGCTTGACCCTCGGTGGTGTAGGACGCGGTACAACTATTGAGTATGTGCAGGTATCATATTCGGGCGATGACTCGTTCGAATGGTTCGGAGGAACAGTTAATGCCAAACACTTAATTGCCTTTCGCGGCTTAGACGACGATTTTGATACCGACAATGGTTATAGTGGCAATGTGCAATTTGGACTATCGCTTCGCGATCCTAATATTGCCGATCAATGCACTTGCTCATCTTCTAATGGCTTTGAGAGCGACAACGACGGTAGCGGTACTGCCGCCACTCCTCAAACCAATGCGCACTTTGCCAATATGAGCCTATTTGTTGCGCCAGGTAGTGTAAATGCCAAATACAACAACGGCGCACTTATTCGCCGTAACTCGGCACTTAGCCTCTACAATTCGGTTTGGGTAGGTGAATACCCCAAAGCTGGCTTAGAGTTAAATGGTACTGCTAGCCAAGACAATTTTATTAACAATGCCATTAGTTTAAAAGGTTTAGTGTTGAGTGGTATGACAAAACCAATTTTGAGTGCCGACAGCATCCGGTTTTATGCCACTGAAAACAATAACCAAGTGCTTGGTTTATCTGAATTGCAATTAGACGGTTCTTACAACACCCTCAATGCGCCTAAGCTATTGCCCCTTTTAGGTTCGCCACTCTTAAAAAACGCAGCAACTTTGCCCAGCGGCTTTGAAGCAGCAAATTATCGCGGCGCATTTGACACCGAAGACTGGACAACAACTTGGGCAAATTTTGACCCACAAAATGTAATATACTAA
- a CDS encoding rhodanese-like domain-containing protein yields MKTKIIFLALVASFLTFNLYCQMTKFKNNRNEQKEYPKALVNYDDFKNLVNEVEKHRKERLISLDTFLEMSTEDSVIILDTRSDFRFYRKHLKGSLHLSFTDFTQENLRKLIPDTNTKILIYCNNNFDGDQIDFASKIALPEADKETQILSNRKPIMLALNIPTYINLYGYGYRNIYELDELVNINDKRIKFEGTEVK; encoded by the coding sequence ATGAAAACAAAAATAATATTTTTAGCTTTAGTTGCTTCGTTTTTAACCTTCAACCTGTATTGCCAAATGACAAAATTTAAAAACAATAGGAATGAACAAAAGGAATATCCCAAAGCGCTCGTAAATTACGATGATTTTAAAAATCTTGTGAACGAGGTTGAAAAACATAGAAAAGAACGATTAATTAGCTTAGACACATTTTTGGAAATGAGTACAGAAGATAGTGTTATTATTTTAGATACTCGTTCTGACTTTCGTTTTTATAGAAAGCATCTAAAAGGATCGCTGCATTTAAGTTTTACCGATTTCACACAAGAAAACCTTCGGAAACTAATTCCGGATACCAACACCAAAATATTAATTTATTGTAACAATAATTTTGACGGCGACCAAATTGATTTTGCTTCAAAAATAGCACTTCCGGAAGCTGATAAAGAAACTCAAATATTATCAAACAGAAAACCAATTATGCTAGCATTAAATATTCCAACCTATATTAACCTCTATGGATATGGTTATAGAAATATATACGAATTAGACGAATTGGTTAATATTAACGATAAGAGAATAAAATTTGAAGGAACAGAAGTAAAATAG
- a CDS encoding IS982 family transposase — protein sequence MQQWVAQHWLSEGKTMPRPRSVPKISESEILTILIFYHYSGYKCFEYYYKALVLNDLKTYFPTAPSYNYFIELIERVALPMAILAKLTCQQAEKTGIYYIDAKALPVCDMLRAKQHKVFAQTASKGKSSMGWFFGFKLHLIVNHKGQIVDFALTTGQVADNSKDLLNKLLEKISGTLFGDKGYLTTLWNNFCEKGLKIITKVKKNMKNRLMSLEERLLLKKRPMIEAINDILTSVLT from the coding sequence ATGCAACAATGGGTTGCTCAGCATTGGCTTAGCGAAGGTAAAACAATGCCACGGCCTCGTAGTGTGCCCAAAATTTCGGAAAGTGAGATACTTACGATTCTGATTTTCTACCACTATTCGGGCTATAAATGTTTTGAATATTACTATAAAGCATTGGTTTTGAATGACTTAAAGACCTATTTTCCTACTGCCCCATCCTACAACTATTTTATAGAGTTAATAGAACGGGTTGCTCTTCCTATGGCGATTTTAGCCAAATTAACCTGCCAGCAAGCAGAAAAAACAGGAATTTATTACATAGATGCCAAAGCGCTACCTGTTTGTGACATGCTGCGAGCCAAGCAACATAAAGTTTTTGCTCAAACCGCCTCGAAAGGAAAATCTTCTATGGGGTGGTTTTTCGGCTTTAAGCTCCACCTGATAGTCAATCACAAAGGACAAATCGTGGACTTTGCTTTGACTACAGGACAGGTGGCAGACAATAGTAAAGACCTCTTAAACAAGCTATTAGAGAAAATATCAGGCACATTGTTTGGCGATAAAGGCTATTTGACTACCTTATGGAACAACTTTTGTGAAAAAGGACTAAAAATAATTACCAAAGTCAAAAAGAATATGAAAAACAGACTAATGTCCTTAGAAGAAAGGCTCTTATTGAAAAAAAGACCTATGATTGAAGCCATTAATGATATTTTGACCTCGGTTTTGACTTAG
- a CDS encoding carboxypeptidase regulatory-like domain-containing protein translates to MAKFIITLTIGILFSLAGLAQSNGDIQGRIIDAKTGLPLAYAKIKFQSNYSKVATMSGMFQLNDLLPGMYEIEVSYPGYATQIVKNIEVQRNSVTLLNIGMSAQLNPDTLLLYLPSHADPVLPTL, encoded by the coding sequence ATGGCTAAATTTATTATTACATTAACTATAGGTATATTGTTTTCGTTGGCTGGCCTTGCCCAAAGCAATGGCGACATTCAAGGCCGTATTATTGATGCCAAAACAGGTTTACCTTTAGCCTATGCCAAAATTAAGTTTCAGAGCAATTACAGTAAAGTTGCCACTATGAGCGGCATGTTTCAACTTAACGATTTACTACCAGGCATGTACGAAATAGAAGTATCTTACCCTGGTTATGCCACCCAAATCGTAAAAAATATTGAAGTACAGCGCAATAGTGTAACTTTACTTAATATTGGCATGTCGGCGCAATTAAACCCCGATACCCTGCTGCTATACCTACCATCTCACGCCGACCCCGTTTTGCCAACATTATAA
- a CDS encoding carboxypeptidase-like regulatory domain-containing protein, with amino-acid sequence MPSKLLLIFSIFFISLITKAQTGSISGAVLDAKTNEGLIGAVVRIDGSQQGSQVDIDGNFLISQVAEGAYQLSISYISYATQKIKVIVENGKTTQVQPILLLEESKMMEEIVVKATKRTHTENAILIESKKADQIIVGISAQQIAKTQDRDAAQVVRRVPGVNIVDNRFVMVRGLNERYNTVLLNDALTPSTEIDVRSFSFDLIPSNTIDRMLIFKTASAENSGEMAGGIIKIYTKSRPDANSTHFGFSMGYRSSTSFAQALTHQGGKLEILGIENGTRDLPDNFAHRSILNGSNREAANAQFRSLNPFFDVRQQQILPDLRFNAGLSRLIKMGDKTLFNVTSVNYSLTHSLPQNALQERYEGINNNELAYQWRDNAFSQTARLGAMSNFSLPLGDKSRLEFRNLFNQMSVGETLVRNGINNNERIAFKNYAFRYESRSIYSGQLSGTHELADNTNLTWLAGYGYINRYEPDYRRLSTSRNADASDQPYKIDVPPVANPSLTQAARFWSALNEHALSMAVNIEQQTKLGHRELKWSAGAFSEYKTRDFNARWFGYINPQNAQIIEQGPEVFFDPQNISVNSGGVSMLEGTNYDDHYTAQNILTAAYARAVLPLSNKLQATIGIRSEFNQQQLQSRLRGSGADVRVNNPIFSPLPSLNLCYRLNDKQQFRVAYGMTVNRPEFRELAPFSYYDFNLNLSKTGNPNLKTATIHNVDLRYEIYPNEGELITVAAFYKYFIKPIEMAGRAAGSGTSFFFTNPNSAQSAGVEIELRKVIKGVLNNRLTAVANASLIYSRADATNLEGQLAHRPLQGQSPYLVNIGLYYNGNGFQANVLYNVVGKRIFVTGDQLGNQTIYEMPRHELDLNLTKSIGKLVEFKMGITDILNQAFRFVTDANADAKIDKSDKNWQTFNRGVLVNAGINFKF; translated from the coding sequence ATGCCAAGCAAGTTGTTACTAATTTTTTCTATTTTTTTTATTTCACTTATAACTAAAGCACAAACAGGTAGTATTAGTGGTGCTGTTTTAGATGCAAAAACGAACGAAGGCCTCATTGGCGCTGTGGTGCGTATTGATGGGTCTCAGCAAGGGTCACAAGTTGACATAGATGGAAATTTTTTAATTAGCCAAGTAGCCGAAGGTGCTTACCAGTTGTCAATTTCATATATCTCGTATGCCACACAAAAGATAAAAGTAATAGTGGAAAACGGCAAAACCACACAAGTTCAACCCATTCTTTTGCTTGAAGAAAGTAAAATGATGGAGGAGATTGTGGTAAAAGCAACTAAAAGAACCCATACCGAAAATGCCATTTTAATAGAAAGTAAAAAGGCCGACCAAATTATCGTAGGAATATCAGCACAGCAAATTGCCAAAACCCAAGACCGTGATGCCGCGCAAGTGGTGCGTCGCGTGCCGGGTGTAAACATTGTTGACAACCGATTTGTGATGGTGCGCGGTTTAAACGAACGATATAATACCGTATTGCTGAACGATGCCCTAACGCCAAGCACCGAAATAGATGTGCGCTCGTTTAGCTTCGACTTAATACCTTCTAATACGATTGACCGAATGTTAATTTTCAAAACTGCCTCCGCTGAAAATTCGGGCGAGATGGCTGGCGGAATCATTAAAATTTATACCAAAAGCCGACCAGATGCAAACAGTACCCACTTTGGTTTTTCGATGGGTTACCGGAGCAGTACCAGTTTTGCCCAAGCCCTAACACACCAAGGTGGCAAATTAGAAATATTAGGCATTGAAAATGGTACGCGCGACTTGCCCGACAATTTTGCCCACCGCAGCATACTCAATGGCTCAAATCGTGAGGCCGCTAATGCACAGTTTCGCAGTTTAAACCCCTTCTTTGACGTGCGACAGCAACAAATTTTGCCCGATTTGCGCTTCAACGCAGGTTTATCGCGCTTAATCAAAATGGGCGATAAAACATTATTTAATGTTACCAGCGTCAACTATTCACTCACACATAGTTTGCCCCAAAATGCCCTACAAGAACGCTATGAGGGCATCAATAACAACGAACTTGCCTACCAATGGCGTGACAATGCATTTTCACAAACAGCACGCTTGGGTGCTATGTCTAATTTTAGCCTGCCATTAGGCGATAAAAGCCGATTAGAATTTCGCAATCTATTTAATCAAATGTCGGTTGGAGAAACACTTGTACGCAATGGCATTAACAACAACGAGCGAATTGCCTTTAAAAACTACGCCTTTCGCTACGAATCGCGAAGCATATACAGCGGACAACTGAGCGGTACACACGAGCTTGCAGACAACACCAATTTAACTTGGCTGGCAGGCTATGGCTATATCAATCGCTACGAGCCCGACTACCGCCGCCTAAGCACCAGTCGCAATGCCGATGCCAGCGACCAACCCTATAAAATAGATGTGCCTCCCGTTGCTAACCCTTCCCTTACACAAGCAGCTCGTTTTTGGTCGGCACTTAATGAGCACGCCCTTTCAATGGCTGTTAATATCGAACAACAAACAAAACTGGGGCATCGTGAACTAAAGTGGAGTGCAGGTGCATTCAGTGAATATAAAACACGTGATTTTAATGCACGCTGGTTTGGTTACATCAATCCACAAAACGCACAAATTATTGAGCAAGGCCCCGAAGTATTCTTTGACCCTCAAAATATTTCGGTCAATTCGGGCGGTGTTTCTATGCTTGAAGGCACTAATTACGACGACCACTATACCGCTCAAAACATACTAACAGCCGCCTACGCACGCGCTGTATTGCCCCTAAGCAATAAACTACAAGCAACCATAGGTATTAGATCCGAATTTAACCAACAGCAATTGCAAAGTCGTTTGCGTGGGTCGGGTGCCGATGTGCGTGTGAATAACCCCATTTTTTCGCCGCTGCCCAGTCTAAACCTCTGCTATCGTCTTAACGACAAACAACAATTTCGGGTAGCCTATGGCATGACCGTTAATCGCCCCGAATTTAGAGAGTTAGCCCCATTTAGCTATTACGATTTTAACCTCAATTTATCTAAAACAGGTAACCCCAATTTAAAAACTGCAACTATTCACAACGTCGATTTGCGCTACGAAATTTACCCTAACGAAGGGGAGCTAATCACCGTAGCTGCTTTTTACAAATATTTCATCAAACCTATCGAAATGGCAGGGCGGGCAGCAGGAAGCGGCACCTCGTTCTTTTTTACTAACCCCAACAGCGCACAAAGCGCTGGCGTTGAGATAGAACTGCGAAAAGTAATAAAAGGTGTACTCAACAACCGACTAACGGCGGTAGCCAATGCCTCGTTAATTTATAGTCGTGCCGATGCTACAAACTTAGAAGGACAACTTGCCCACCGACCCTTGCAGGGACAATCGCCCTATTTAGTTAATATAGGGTTATATTACAACGGTAACGGTTTTCAAGCTAATGTCTTGTATAATGTAGTTGGCAAACGCATTTTTGTAACAGGCGACCAATTAGGCAACCAAACTATTTACGAAATGCCGCGGCATGAATTAGACCTAAACTTGACAAAATCGATTGGCAAACTTGTTGAGTTTAAAATGGGTATAACAGATATACTCAATCAAGCATTTCGTTTTGTGACCGATGCCAATGCCGATGCCAAAATTGACAAGTCGGACAAAAACTGGCAAACGTTTAACAGAGGTGTACTTGTTAATGCAGGTATTAACTTTAAATTTTAA